Genomic DNA from Halobaculum sp. MBLA0147:
CGAGGGCGTCGAGGCGGAGATCGAAGCCGAACTCGACGACCGGCAGGATCTCCGGGAGTTGACGACGTGGACGACCGACCCCGCGGACGCACAGGACTTCGACGACGCCATCAGCGTCCGCGACGAGGGCGAGGAGTACCACCTCTGGGTCCACATCGCCGACGTGAGCCACTACGTCCACCCGGACTCCGCGATGTGGCAGGAGGCCGTCGAGCGCGGCAACACGGTGTACCTCCCGGGGTACACCATCCACATGCTCCCGCCGGTGCTCGCCGAGACCGTCTGCTCGTTGGTCCCTCAGGAGGACCGGCTCGCACACACCGTCGAGATGCGACTCGACAAGGAGACGCTCTCCTTCGAGGAGTTGGACATCTACAAGTCCGTCATTCGCTCGGACGAGCGGCTGACGTACACGGACTGTGAGAACCGCTTGGAGGACCCCGAGGCTCCGCTCCACGAGGAGAACACGCTGGCGTTCGAGATCGCCGAACAGCTCCACGAACAGCGGAAGGCCGACGGCAGTCTCGTCTTGAACCCCTCGCGAGACCGCGCTCACACCATCATCGAGGAGTGTATGCTGAAGGCGAACAAGGCGGTCACGCACGAGCTCATGTGGGAACGCGGCGTCGAGGCGATGTACCGCGTCCACCCGCAGCCGACGCCGGACCAGTGGAACGACGCCCTCCGCGAGATCCAGGAGTTGAACGGCGTCTCCATCCCCGGCGACTCCTGGGACGACCCGCGGAAGGCCGTCAACGCCGCGATGGAGGAGGCGCCCGGCCGCGCGCTGAACAAGATCCAGCGGGCCGTGTTGAAGGTGATGCCGCGCGCGAAGTACATGAACGACCCCTTCGGCGGCCACCACGCCCTGAACTTCGACATCTACGGCCACTTCACCTCCCCCATCCGCCGGCTCTCGGACCTGATCAACCACTGGATCGTCCACACCAACGAGGTGCCCGAGGACCTCGTCGCGCTGTGTGACCGCGCCTCCGACCGCCAGAAGGACGCCGAGACGGCCGAACGGCTCTACAAAGAGCACATGGAGGAACTCGGGTTGGACCCGTACGCGGTGAACAATCGCGGCCTGGAGGTCGTCGACGACCCCGAGGAGGCGACCCACGAGGCTCCCGACACCCTCCCGAACTGACCGACGGCGGGCGGCCCGAGTACTTCTTCACTGGCCGAACGGTCTCGCCGTCGGACGCCGACGGACGGACGTGCGCGAGGACGCCGACGGGGGGACAGATGCGACGGCGCCGTCGCTGGCGGTGTCGCGTGTCGGAGAGTGAGTGGACACGGAGCGCCCTACTCGTAGAGCCAGGCTTCGTCGATCCGCTCGTAGTCGACCAGTTCCTCGTCGTCGAAGAACAGGTCGATCTCCCGTTCCCACGAGCCCTCGTCCTCGTGGTCGGAGCCGTGGATCACGTTGCGACCCAGGTCGAGCCCGTAGTCGCCACGGATCGTGCCGGGCGCGGACTCTGCCGGGTCCGTCTCGCCCATCATCTTGCGCACCTGCCGGACAGCGTCCTGACCCTCCCAGACCATCGCCATCACCGGACCGCTGGTGATGAAGTCGACGAGGTCCTCGAAGAAGGGCTTGTCCGCGTGTTCGCCGTAGTGGTCCTCGGCCAACTCGCGGTCGAGCTGGGTGAACTTCGCGGCGACGAGCTTCAGCCCGCGCTCCTCGAGACGGCCGATAATCTCGCCGATCAGCCCGCGCTGGACGCCGTCGGGCTTGACCATCACGAACGTCTGCTGTGTGTCACTCACGTGTGATCACTCCTCGTCCGTCCACTCCAGGTCGCGGGACTCGCGACCCAGGTCGGCGTTCTTCTCGCACTTGGCGGAACAGTAGTGCGTGATCCCTCCGTCGGTGGCGACGAACATCGTCCCGGTGCCGGGCTCGATGTCGTCACCGCAGTAGTCACAGTGTCGTTCCTGTGGCATCGTCACTGACCTCCGATGGAGTCCGCGTCGCGTTGGGTCTCGCGCAGCTGGAGCACGTCGCCCTGCTTGACCGGACCCAAGACGTTGCGGGTGATGATGCGACCCTGGTTGCCGCCCTCCTGGATCCGACACTTGACCTGCATGGCCTCACCGTGCATGCCGGTCTTGCCGACGATCTCGATCACTTCGGCGGACTGCGAGCCGTCGTCTCCTCCGTCTTCGGCGGACATCGTTCGTTACTGGAGTTCCTCGACTTTCGTTCCGATGTCCTCCACGTCGTCGGACGCGTCGCCCGCGTGGACGATGGCGGCCGCGGCCGAGCCGACCTCGAGGCCGGCGGCGTGGCCGACGTCGTCTTGCGTCTCGACGAACACGTAGGGGATCCCCTTCTCGTCGCAGAGTTCGGGGAGGTGCATGACGATCTCCTCCGGCTCGACGTCCTCGGCGACGTACACGAGGTCCGCGTTGCCGCGTTCGACCGCC
This window encodes:
- the rpl7ae gene encoding 50S ribosomal protein L7Ae, with protein sequence MSVYVDYETPADLADRSLDALEVARDTGTVKKGTNETTKAVERGNADLVYVAEDVEPEEIVMHLPELCDEKGIPYVFVETQDDVGHAAGLEVGSAAAAIVHAGDASDDVEDIGTKVEELQ
- the ndk gene encoding nucleoside-diphosphate kinase, with protein sequence MSDTQQTFVMVKPDGVQRGLIGEIIGRLEERGLKLVAAKFTQLDRELAEDHYGEHADKPFFEDLVDFITSGPVMAMVWEGQDAVRQVRKMMGETDPAESAPGTIRGDYGLDLGRNVIHGSDHEDEGSWEREIDLFFDDEELVDYERIDEAWLYE
- a CDS encoding 50S ribosomal protein L24e codes for the protein MPQERHCDYCGDDIEPGTGTMFVATDGGITHYCSAKCEKNADLGRESRDLEWTDEE
- a CDS encoding 30S ribosomal protein S28e — translated: MSAEDGGDDGSQSAEVIEIVGKTGMHGEAMQVKCRIQEGGNQGRIITRNVLGPVKQGDVLQLRETQRDADSIGGQ
- a CDS encoding RNB domain-containing ribonuclease, coding for MTDSAADAETETDADAADADTAGAETDADEANAAAGTAEAQGPVQITPRLDEALAEKREDLFEEFGIADGFPPEVLAEAEERTEGVEAEIEAELDDRQDLRELTTWTTDPADAQDFDDAISVRDEGEEYHLWVHIADVSHYVHPDSAMWQEAVERGNTVYLPGYTIHMLPPVLAETVCSLVPQEDRLAHTVEMRLDKETLSFEELDIYKSVIRSDERLTYTDCENRLEDPEAPLHEENTLAFEIAEQLHEQRKADGSLVLNPSRDRAHTIIEECMLKANKAVTHELMWERGVEAMYRVHPQPTPDQWNDALREIQELNGVSIPGDSWDDPRKAVNAAMEEAPGRALNKIQRAVLKVMPRAKYMNDPFGGHHALNFDIYGHFTSPIRRLSDLINHWIVHTNEVPEDLVALCDRASDRQKDAETAERLYKEHMEELGLDPYAVNNRGLEVVDDPEEATHEAPDTLPN